A stretch of DNA from Cellulomonas xiejunii:
AGACCGCCTGGGGGTCGCCGTCGTGCGTGGCGTCGACCTCCAGCACGGTGGCCTCCTGCCCGGCGAAGTGCGCGAGGTAGAGGCGCAGGACGTCGAACGACGGCTTCCAGGCGGTGCCCATGTCGCCCCACCACTCCTGCTCCCAGTCGGCGCCGGTGCCGAATCCGCTGGTGGTGACGCGCACCACGCAGGTGCCGCCGGAGCGCGCCTCGACGACGAACTCGGACGTCAGGGGGCTGAGCTCGTCCGGGTCCTTGCCCATGAGGGCGGCCCAGTCCTCCTCGTAGACCAGGCGGCGCGGCGGCTCCCACGCCGTGACGTGGCCGTCCGACCCCATGTCGGGGCCCATGCTGAAGTGCAGCGAGCCGCCCTCGCGCTCCTCGATCTGCGTGGGCAGGAACCACGCGCTCATGCCTTTCGCGGTGGCGATCGCCTCCCAGACCTGCTCCGGGGTGCCGGGCACCTCGACGCTGAACTCCAGCCGGTGCAGGACGTTCGTGGTGGTGCTCATGAGCCCTCCTCGGGCAGCGGGTGTGCGGCGACGACGAGCCGGTGCGGGCGCCCGTCGTCGTGGTGGTAGCGCGCGGCCAGCTCGAGCACCGCGGCGGTGAGGTCGTCGGCGAAGGCGGCCCGGTCGGCGGCCGACCGGAAGCCGATCCGCGTGTCGATGGTCAGCGTCGGCAGCCGACGCCCGGACGTGCCGGCGCGGCGTGCCAGGGCTCCGACCTCGCGCACCAGCCGACCGGCCAGGGCGACGAGGTACGCCGCGGACAGGTGGTCCGCGGTGGCGTCGGGATCGGCCGCCGAGACGCTGACGGCCGCGGGTGAGACGACGTACGACGCGGCGGAGGCCTGCAGCACCCGCTCGGTGATGCCGCCGTGCCGCCGCTCCTCCGCCAGCTCCACCAGCCCGTGCGCCTCGAGCGCCCGCAGGTGGTAGTTGACCTTCTGGCGCGTGATGCCGACGCGTGCGGCGAGCCCGGCGGCCGATGCCGGCACGGCCAGCTCGCCGAGCAGGCGGGCGCGGACCGGGTCCAGCGCGGTGGCGGCCGCCTGGGGGTTCTCGATGACCTCGATGTCCTGCATGTCACCAACGTCCTCTTGACAAGAAGTTCTGTCAAGGGCCCGGTGTACTCGGTCTACAGCCCCGAGGCGGTCGACGAGAGCCAGTCGGTGTGCGCCGCCCGCAGCTGCTCACGGTGCTCGAGCGTGGCGGGGTACACGTCCGCGCCGCCGTCGTACGGGGCGTAGAGCCACGTCAGGTCGCTCGCGAGGATCAGCACGCCGGCGGTCTGGCCGTCCGCCACGATGCGCAGCAGCCGCTCGAGACGAGGGTCGTCGAGGCCCACGACGTCGACGTACAGGTGCGCCCAGACCTCGCCCTCCGGGTCGTCGACGCTCATCCAGTACCGCGACGACGGGAACGTCGCGGCGACGGGCGCGGACCGCGGCAGGGGTACCGGGCTCTGCGACCACGAGCAGGTGACCACGAGGACGTCTCGCCCCGGACCGCCGTCCCGGACGGCGAGCTCGTCGAGCACCGCCCGGTGGCGCCGCAGCACCTCGGCGTACCCGGCCTCGTCGTCCGGGTACCGCTGCGAGTCGGGCAGGCTGTGGAACCGGACCCACCGGTCGCTGACGCGCAGCGTGTGGGAGATCGGCCGCGTGCCCGGCCACCGGTCCGCCCACGCGTCGGTGAGCCAGCCCAGCCGGGACGGCATGACGACCGGGTCGCCCGACTCGGCGGCAGCGACGGCCGCCGCCGCGGCCCTGTCCCAGGGCGCCTCCTCGAGACGGTCCACCAGGTCGGTCAGGACCCCGCTCGCCACGCGCGCGTCGTAGTCGCACAGGCCGCGCAACCAGTGCGGTGAGAGCACGTGGACGATGCCCAGCAGGTCGTCGTCGGCCGAGAAGAACTCCAGCATCAGCCCGCTGAGCGCCTGCACGACGACACGGCGGGTCGGGTCTGCCGTGCCGAGCTGTGCGACCAGGTGCGCGACCACCTCGGGGTCGTCGACGACCGCGACGGGCGTGTCGCCCCGCTCGTCGGGCGGGTACGGCTCGTGCGCCGCACCCAGGTACACCTCCACCCGCCGGGCGGCGGAGACGTCGTCCGCGGCGGTGCGGACCTGCGACACCAGATCGTCGAGGTCGGCGCTGGTCATGGCGACCATGGTGGCGCACCGGCACCGCCGCGCGGACCGTCGGGACGTCGCTGCGTGGGAGCCTCGCGGCGTGAGGGCGTCGCGTCAGGCCGCCGCGGGCAGCCGAGCCGTGCACGACGTCAGCGACCTACCGTCCACCGAGACGTCGACGTCGACGGGACCCGCGCCCGCACGCTCGACGGGGAACGACGCCCAGCCCGCATCCACGGACACCTCGTTGTCGACCGTCGAGCCCCCGGCGGTCGTGCGCGCGAGCAGCTGCGCCTCGGGGCCGACGTCCCCGGTCGCGTCCCACGACACCTCGAGCGACAGGCGCTGGCGCTCCGTGGTCCGCGTCTCGTCGACCCACGGCCACAGACGTATGCCCCGGTCCCACTCGGTCTCGCGGACGAGGACCACCGCGCGCACGTGCACCGGGGCGTCCGCGACCTGCGCGTCGAGCCGGCACACGCTCTGCGCCCCGCGGTCCACCCCGCCGGACTCCCCGATCCTCACGCCGAACGCCAGGCCCACGAGGACGACCACCCAGGCCGCGAGCGTGACGGCGAGCGCCTTGCCGTCACGCGGCCGCGGGGGCGGGCAGCGGACGACGGCAGTACCGACGACGCTGTCGGCGAACGTGCGCCGCTCGGCGTGCCACAGCGGCCGCAGGTACCCGAGGAGCAGGATCGCGTCGAGCAGGTGCGCGAACCACCGGACCACCGAGCGCAGCACCCCGGGCCGGCCACCCACCGGCCCGTCGACCGGCGCCCGCACCACCGCGATGTCGAGGACGCGGCGCCCCGGCGTCTGCCCGGTCAGACCCTGGAGCACGAGCATCGCCAGCCACGCGCCGACGAGCACGCCCGACGACGTCCACGGCGCCGTGGCCTCAGGCCCCGCGCTGTCGAACGTCGGCTGCAGCGACGGCCCCACGACGCCGTCACCCACGGCGAACCACGCGACCGCCCCCAGCACCGCGCCGTCCAGGAAGGCGGCGACCACCCGGCGCCCCCAGCTGGCGAACGACGGCGTCGCGACGTCCGAAGCAGCAGGCAGCGCGAGCGGCGTCGTCGTCACGCGGGACATCGTGGCAGCGACCGTGTCCCGGCACCAGGGGGCCAAGGGGCACGAGCCCGGAGTGGGACGCGCGCCTCGTCTCGCTGTGACGAACCGCCCACCCGGGACGTGTGCCGCCGTTGCGGTCGGGCCGCGCCGGTAGGCTCCCGGACGAGCCTGGCCGACGGCTCACCAGGAGGAACGAACGGTGGAGACCACGTCCGCACGCACCACGCCGACGCCGGGGACGCCCCCACCACCGCGGCTCAGCCGCGACGGCAGCGTGCACGTCACCGACGAGCGGGTCAACACCGTCACGCACCTCGCGGCGAGCTGCTTCGCGCTCGTCGGGGGCGCCCTGCTCGTCACCCAGGCGGTCACCGAGGGCGACATCTGGAAGGTCGTCGGGCTCAGCGTCTACGCCGCGTCCGTGCTCCTGCTGTTCGTCGCCAGCACGCTGCACCACGGCATCGACCGGGGGCCGCGCGTCAACGGCGTGCTGCGGACGCTGGACTACGCGTCGGTGTTCGTCCTGATCGCCGGGTCGGTGACACCGCTGGTGCTGGTGCTGTTCCGCAACGCGTACGGCTGGGCCGTGCTGGGAGCGGTCTGGGTGGTCGCCGCGGTCGGCATCGCGCTGCGGTCGGCGCTGCGCGAGCTGCCCAAGTACGTGACGAACACGCTGTACATCGCCATGGGCTGGATGCCGGTGGTGCTCGTCGGCGCCGGTGTCGACCTACCCGTGGGGGCGTACGCGCTGATGGCCGCCGGCGGGCTGGTCTACAGCGTCGGGTTCGTCGTGTTCGTGATCGAGCGACCCAACCCCCTGCCCGGCGTGCTCGGCTTCCACGAGATCTGGCACGTGCTGGTGGTCCTCGCCTCCGTGCTGCACTACCTGCTGATGTACCGGTACGTGCTCCCCGCCTAGCCGCCGTGCGCAGCCGGCGCCTGCGGCGTGACACAAGAGTCCCCGCAGCGCGAGACCAGGCGCTGAGCGTCTCGACGCAGATGGCTCCCGGCCAGGAGCTCAAGATTCGCGGCCACGACGTCGTCGCGGAACTCCTTGGGATGGGGCCTGGGCACGGTGCACATCCCACCTGCGGCGCCACAGGTGGGTGTCACCTACTCGTGCACCAGCCCCGGTTGTCTGCGGGTTCCGCTGTGCCGCGCGCTTGGAGCGCTGGGACGCCCACGGCGCGAGCGTCGTGCCGCGCGGATGCACGTCCGACCCGTGGGTTGACGACGACGTCGAGCTGCTGGACGGCAGCATCGAACTGGGCGGCGGCGTCCTGCTGGCTGTCGAGCTCGGGGCTCGCACCGCCGCGGCCTTGCTCACGGCGAGCGGCCGCCGGCGCGGGTAGCGGTGCTGGAGCGGTGTTGTGTCAGGAGAGCGCCACGGCGGCGAACACCAGCTCGGCCAGCGTGCCCGTCCAGCCGGGCAGCAGCGCCATAGCGGTGCTCCACACCGCTGAGTCCTCCGCATGCCCCGCCTCCCGAAGGCGACGCTTCAGGTGCTTCCTACGTCCTGCCATCATCTCCGCCATCCCTCTATGGCAGCCGTGCTGCCGGAGCGCCGTCAAGGCCAACACGCCACCCTGCTCAAGCTCATCGGCCGCGACAAGGACGAGCCCACCGCCCCCTGGCCGAGCACGCACACGGCTTCTAGACCCCCGTCGCACCGCCAGGGCCCCGCCACCTCGGCCCCGCCGCGGCGACGGGGCTCTCGTCGTCCCGCGGAACCACAGCGTCGTTATCCCGAGGGTTCCACGGACCCGACCACGCGACGCGGAACCACGCTCCATCACCCCGCGACGCCTGCGCCACCGACTCTGACCAGCCTGTACCGTCGACCTCGTCAGCCGCAGCGGCCCTCACCGCCGCACGCGGACGACACGGGTGTTGTCCCGTGGTTTCCACGAGTGAAACCCCTCGTCACCCGGGCCTCTAGCTCAACTGGCAGAGCAGCGGACTTTTAATCCGCGGGTTGTGGGTTCGATCCCCACGGGGCCCACGTCACCATCACCGGGTCGGCCGCCGGCCGGCCCTGCCGGCTCGACGCCGGAGCCCTCGCGGCACCCCGACAGGCTCAGCGTCCGCAGTCGTACCGCCGCGTCGGGCTGCTCCGCAGCCCCGTCGACGCCGAGGCGCGCGACACCCCCAGGCGGCAGTGACTCACCCTGGACCACCGGCCGCACCAAATCCGGCCCCATTTCTTGAGGCACGCCTCGTGGCGTACCGAAGATGGAGGTGCAAGCCCTGTACACGCCGCGCAGAAAGGATGAACCGATGAGCACGACCACTTCTCCCGTCCCGCGCACGGCCGACGGCCGCAAGCTCGCGATCGCACTCGGCGTCGTCCGCGGCACAGTGCCGGCACCGAAGCTGCCGCCGATGACGGCGCACATCGTGCCCGGATCCTCGCCGCTCGAGGCGTCGGGGTGGTCCACGGAGGACGAGACGGCGCCCCACGCCGTACGCCTGCACCCGCGCCACCCGAAGCACCCGTGACACCCGTGCCACCCGTGGGACGCTGGCTCGGTGAAGGCAGTCGAGCGTCGGGCGCGGGGTGAACTCG
This window harbors:
- a CDS encoding SRPBCC family protein, which translates into the protein MSTTTNVLHRLEFSVEVPGTPEQVWEAIATAKGMSAWFLPTQIEEREGGSLHFSMGPDMGSDGHVTAWEPPRRLVYEEDWAALMGKDPDELSPLTSEFVVEARSGGTCVVRVTTSGFGTGADWEQEWWGDMGTAWKPSFDVLRLYLAHFAGQEATVLEVDATHDGDPQAVWGALRDALGLGDVGSQVDVRGVTGTLERVGDRLAIARLTGPVPGILSTGVYGTEDGRATAYVRAHLFAADAADYMRREEPAWRAWLQGLPVSV
- a CDS encoding ArsR/SmtB family transcription factor, translated to MQDIEVIENPQAAATALDPVRARLLGELAVPASAAGLAARVGITRQKVNYHLRALEAHGLVELAEERRHGGITERVLQASAASYVVSPAAVSVSAADPDATADHLSAAYLVALAGRLVREVGALARRAGTSGRRLPTLTIDTRIGFRSAADRAAFADDLTAAVLELAARYHHDDGRPHRLVVAAHPLPEEGS
- a CDS encoding DUF3885 domain-containing protein yields the protein MTSADLDDLVSQVRTAADDVSAARRVEVYLGAAHEPYPPDERGDTPVAVVDDPEVVAHLVAQLGTADPTRRVVVQALSGLMLEFFSADDDLLGIVHVLSPHWLRGLCDYDARVASGVLTDLVDRLEEAPWDRAAAAAVAAAESGDPVVMPSRLGWLTDAWADRWPGTRPISHTLRVSDRWVRFHSLPDSQRYPDDEAGYAEVLRRHRAVLDELAVRDGGPGRDVLVVTCSWSQSPVPLPRSAPVAATFPSSRYWMSVDDPEGEVWAHLYVDVVGLDDPRLERLLRIVADGQTAGVLILASDLTWLYAPYDGGADVYPATLEHREQLRAAHTDWLSSTASGL
- a CDS encoding RDD family protein, producing the protein MTTTPLALPAASDVATPSFASWGRRVVAAFLDGAVLGAVAWFAVGDGVVGPSLQPTFDSAGPEATAPWTSSGVLVGAWLAMLVLQGLTGQTPGRRVLDIAVVRAPVDGPVGGRPGVLRSVVRWFAHLLDAILLLGYLRPLWHAERRTFADSVVGTAVVRCPPPRPRDGKALAVTLAAWVVVLVGLAFGVRIGESGGVDRGAQSVCRLDAQVADAPVHVRAVVLVRETEWDRGIRLWPWVDETRTTERQRLSLEVSWDATGDVGPEAQLLARTTAGGSTVDNEVSVDAGWASFPVERAGAGPVDVDVSVDGRSLTSCTARLPAAA
- the trhA gene encoding PAQR family membrane homeostasis protein TrhA, producing the protein METTSARTTPTPGTPPPPRLSRDGSVHVTDERVNTVTHLAASCFALVGGALLVTQAVTEGDIWKVVGLSVYAASVLLLFVASTLHHGIDRGPRVNGVLRTLDYASVFVLIAGSVTPLVLVLFRNAYGWAVLGAVWVVAAVGIALRSALRELPKYVTNTLYIAMGWMPVVLVGAGVDLPVGAYALMAAGGLVYSVGFVVFVIERPNPLPGVLGFHEIWHVLVVLASVLHYLLMYRYVLPA